Part of the Rhodobacteraceae bacterium M385 genome is shown below.
CCGGTCAGCTTTCAGGCGGGCAGCAGCAACGGGTCGCCTTGGCCCGAGCGCTCGTGCGGGACCCGTCAGCGTTTCTGCTAGATGAGCCGCTGTCCAACCTCGATACTCAACTTCGCGCGGAAACCCGCGAAGAGATCAAAGCGCTCCATGATCGGACGGGCTACCCCTTTCTTCTTGTGACCCATGACCAATCTGACGCCCTGTCTATGGCTGATCGTATCGCCGTTATGATTGGCGGAAAAATCGTGCAACTCGGGACGCCGGTTGAGATCTTTAATCGTCCAGTTACCCAAGAAATTGCGACGTTCATTGGGCAGCATCGTATGAACATCCTGCCCGTCGGGGCAGGGGGTAGCCTCCATGCATCGGGCGCAGGCCTATCTCTTGGTGTGCGGCCAGAGGATCTGTTTATCAGTGAAGAGGGCCTGCCAGCAGTAGTCGAGCGTCTGACATTTCATGGCGAAGAGACGATTCTGAAGTTGCGCGGCCCGGCAGGTCTGCCGCTGAGTTCCGTTATTCGGGGCGGCATTGCCCCTCCGGCGCTCGGCTCCAGCGTTCACCTCAACGCCCTTGAAACGGCCTTGCATGGATTTGACCAGCAGGGCCTAAGACAAGAGATCGCGCAATGACGCGGCGCTGGATCACAGATCTCGCCCTTGTTGGGCCGGCAGCCGTTGCACTTGTTCTGTTCATTTTCCTGCCAGTGGGCATCGTTTTTGTTCTGGCCTTTACGGACTATCAATTCGGAGCAAGGAGTGCGAATTGGGTCGGCTTAGAGAATTTCGGCGATCTTTTTGGATCGCGACTTGGCCGCAACGCAATCTTCAACACTTTGATCTACGCGGGCATTGTCATTCCGGCCTCGGTTGGTTTGGGACTTCTTGTTGCGATTAAGCTTCACAGTCTTTCCAAGAGCTTGCCGCGGGTCTCCAACCTTATGAAGGCCATCTACTTCCTTCCCGTTGCGGCTACGTTGGTTGCGATGGCGGTGAGTTGGCAGATGCTGATGCACCCATCCTTGGGCCTGCTCAACACTTGGGCCAGTGCCCTCGGTTTTTCACCTCAGCAGTGGCTGAGCGACAGGGACATTGTGCTGTACTCTCTTGCAGTGATCGGTGTCTGGCAGAGCATCGGATACAACATGGTGCTGTTTCTTGCCGGTTTGGCGTCCATTCCGGACACTCTCTATGACGCATCCGAAGTGGACGGAGCAGAGAGTGGCTGGTCAAAGTTTTGGCTCGTGACTTGGCCGATGCTCGGGCCAACGACGCTTTTTGTCCTTATCGTCACCGCAACAAGCGCGTTTCGCGTGTTCGAGACCGTTGCGACGATGACCGGAGGCGGTCCTGCCTTTGCCTCTGACACGATTGTCTATGCACTCTATCGGGAAGGCTTCGTTTATTTCAAAGCTGGATACGCGAGTGCAATCACAGTCGTCTTTTTCTTTGCGCTGCTGCTGATCACCGCGATCCAGCTCGTCGTGATCGAGCGTCGGGTACATTACCGATGAAGCCCTCAGGT
Proteins encoded:
- a CDS encoding ABC transporter ATP-binding protein; amino-acid sequence: MTVLALDGVTKRFGDATAVDNLSLELREGEFVALLGASGCGKSTTLRLFAGLEAPTDGKVLLSGQDVTTSSASARNIALMFQSYALYPHLTVAQNIAMPLRLRRLSAWQRLPGATFIASGIKKEATEIAGAVSRMADLLRLGALLDRKPGQLSGGQQQRVALARALVRDPSAFLLDEPLSNLDTQLRAETREEIKALHDRTGYPFLLVTHDQSDALSMADRIAVMIGGKIVQLGTPVEIFNRPVTQEIATFIGQHRMNILPVGAGGSLHASGAGLSLGVRPEDLFISEEGLPAVVERLTFHGEETILKLRGPAGLPLSSVIRGGIAPPALGSSVHLNALETALHGFDQQGLRQEIAQ
- a CDS encoding sugar ABC transporter permease, which translates into the protein MTRRWITDLALVGPAAVALVLFIFLPVGIVFVLAFTDYQFGARSANWVGLENFGDLFGSRLGRNAIFNTLIYAGIVIPASVGLGLLVAIKLHSLSKSLPRVSNLMKAIYFLPVAATLVAMAVSWQMLMHPSLGLLNTWASALGFSPQQWLSDRDIVLYSLAVIGVWQSIGYNMVLFLAGLASIPDTLYDASEVDGAESGWSKFWLVTWPMLGPTTLFVLIVTATSAFRVFETVATMTGGGPAFASDTIVYALYREGFVYFKAGYASAITVVFFFALLLITAIQLVVIERRVHYR